A single genomic interval of Halomonas sp. GT harbors:
- the lldD gene encoding FMN-dependent L-lactate dehydrogenase LldD translates to MIISSPTDYRQAAKRRIPPFLFHYADGGSYAEHTLRSNVEDLAGVALRQRVLKDMSSLSLETELFGEKMAMPLALAPVGLTGMYARRGEVQAARAATKKGIPFTLSTVSVCPIAEVAAAVERPIWFQLYVLKDRGFMKHVLERAKAAGVKTLVFTVDMPVPGARYRDAHSGMSGKSGPMKRMLQAALHPLWAWDVGVCGRPHDLGNVSDYRGQPTELEDYIAWLGDNFDPSISWKDLDWIREQWDGSMIIKGILDAEDARDAVRFGADGIVVSNHGGRQLDGVPSTARALPAIADAVKGDLSILADSGVRNGLDVVRMIAMGADTALIGRAFIYALAAAGEAGVANLLELFEKEMKVAMTLTGARTIADLSTESLVPDAIPALK, encoded by the coding sequence ATGATCATTTCATCACCTACGGACTACCGCCAAGCTGCCAAGCGTCGTATCCCCCCGTTTCTGTTTCACTATGCTGATGGCGGGTCATACGCAGAGCATACGTTGCGGAGCAATGTTGAAGACCTAGCGGGTGTCGCGTTGCGGCAGCGGGTGTTGAAGGATATGTCGTCGCTATCGCTGGAAACCGAACTGTTTGGTGAAAAGATGGCAATGCCTCTTGCCTTGGCGCCGGTGGGGCTAACAGGCATGTACGCTAGGCGTGGTGAAGTCCAGGCAGCACGGGCAGCGACCAAGAAGGGCATACCGTTTACGTTGTCGACGGTCTCCGTATGCCCAATTGCAGAAGTGGCAGCGGCAGTGGAGCGGCCCATCTGGTTTCAGCTTTATGTATTGAAGGATCGGGGCTTTATGAAGCACGTGCTTGAGCGTGCTAAGGCGGCAGGGGTTAAAACATTAGTCTTCACCGTTGATATGCCTGTGCCTGGAGCGCGTTATCGCGATGCCCATTCAGGCATGAGCGGCAAAAGCGGGCCTATGAAACGTATGCTTCAGGCTGCGTTGCATCCTCTTTGGGCTTGGGATGTCGGTGTTTGTGGCCGCCCGCATGACCTAGGCAACGTGTCTGATTATCGTGGTCAGCCGACAGAACTTGAGGATTATATTGCTTGGCTTGGCGATAACTTTGACCCCTCTATTTCCTGGAAAGATCTGGATTGGATTCGTGAGCAGTGGGATGGCTCAATGATTATTAAGGGCATATTGGATGCTGAAGATGCCCGTGATGCAGTCCGCTTTGGGGCGGATGGTATTGTGGTTTCCAATCACGGTGGCCGTCAGTTGGATGGCGTGCCTTCTACTGCACGTGCCCTGCCTGCTATTGCAGATGCAGTCAAGGGTGACTTGTCCATCCTGGCAGATTCTGGTGTGCGTAATGGGTTAGATGTAGTGAGAATGATTGCCATGGGTGCAGACACAGCATTGATAGGTCGTGCCTTTATCTATGCGCTTGCAGCGGCAGGTGAGGCGGGGGTTGCTAACCTGCTTGAGCTATTCGAAAAAGAGATGAAGGTGGCGATGACGCTCACCGGTGCGCGAACGATTGCTGATCTCAGCACCGAATCATTAGTTCCTGACGCAATTCCTGCGCTTAAATAA
- a CDS encoding sensor histidine kinase, whose translation MSRLLRLSGHRWRLLWLIAIPLGLMLCMWQAAQLAREQALSNLQDDAENELRLSAANLNGYLLRYDYLPQMLATREGVQRFLDSPDSQDPMPLNLLLDRFRFTSGVSDVYLLNRDADTIAASNWHRPNTFIGQNYAFRSYYTDAITGGQGRFYGLGVQSLERGYYFSAPVWLDDTSPDAKPDGVIVVKVLLDDVEEGWAEQDAELFVTDSDNIIFMASHPELRMNALHPLTDGQRDSLRATRRYAMEPLTPSGIELEAPYGSDSYLVSFASGPLSGGHYLSLTRPIPEFGWQMHILKPLTPVVNAQWIAALMAGGLYGVVALGGGIGWQRLRLRREREAFAERERQTLARVRDELEVSVERRTRDLVASNQRLSGEIEERRRAEANLRQTQDELIQAAKLAVLGQLAAGINHELNQPLAAIRAYAENGRRFIELSRVDKADANLAQIVELTQRMADISAQLRQFSRKSSERQETISVQACIEYALRLFHSRLRDDGIRVVQQWPEETLWVEGDLVRLEQVLVNLISNALQAMKEVSSPMLTLSVEIAQQQVMISVADNGPGIPEQHLGQIFEPFFTTKAPGSGLGLGLSISSRIMEDLGGKLQVANQPTGGARFTITLPCSTTPNVLQPYSVKESNNHA comes from the coding sequence ATGAGTCGCTTACTTCGCCTTTCAGGTCACCGCTGGCGGCTACTCTGGCTAATCGCGATTCCGCTAGGACTGATGCTATGCATGTGGCAGGCCGCTCAACTGGCCCGCGAGCAGGCGCTATCAAACTTACAAGACGATGCCGAAAACGAGCTGCGGCTGTCGGCCGCCAACTTAAATGGTTACCTACTGCGCTATGATTATTTGCCACAAATGCTGGCGACCAGGGAAGGCGTACAACGTTTTTTAGATTCCCCAGACAGCCAAGACCCCATGCCGCTCAACTTACTGCTTGACCGTTTTCGCTTTACCTCTGGGGTCTCAGATGTTTATTTGCTTAACCGTGACGCCGATACCATCGCCGCCAGCAACTGGCACCGCCCTAATACATTCATTGGTCAAAACTACGCGTTTCGCAGCTATTACACCGATGCCATTACCGGGGGGCAGGGGCGTTTTTATGGCTTAGGTGTACAGTCGCTTGAGCGTGGTTACTATTTCTCAGCGCCGGTGTGGCTTGATGACACCTCGCCCGATGCAAAACCCGACGGTGTTATCGTCGTCAAAGTACTGCTCGACGATGTTGAAGAGGGCTGGGCTGAGCAGGACGCTGAACTGTTTGTCACCGATAGCGACAATATTATTTTCATGGCCAGCCACCCTGAGCTGCGCATGAATGCCCTCCACCCTCTTACCGACGGCCAACGCGACAGCCTACGGGCAACTCGTCGCTATGCAATGGAGCCTTTAACGCCTTCCGGCATTGAGCTTGAAGCCCCTTACGGGTCCGATAGCTATCTTGTTAGCTTTGCTAGCGGGCCATTAAGTGGTGGGCACTATTTAAGCCTTACGCGCCCCATCCCAGAGTTTGGCTGGCAAATGCATATTTTAAAACCACTGACTCCTGTGGTGAACGCCCAGTGGATCGCGGCGCTGATGGCGGGAGGCTTATATGGCGTGGTGGCCTTGGGCGGAGGCATTGGTTGGCAACGCTTGCGTTTACGCCGAGAGAGAGAAGCGTTTGCGGAACGCGAACGACAAACCTTAGCGAGAGTACGCGATGAACTAGAAGTCAGCGTTGAGCGAAGAACACGTGATTTAGTCGCCAGTAATCAGCGGCTTTCTGGTGAAATAGAAGAGCGGCGGCGAGCAGAAGCTAATCTACGCCAAACCCAAGATGAGCTGATCCAAGCGGCAAAGCTTGCGGTATTAGGTCAATTGGCTGCCGGTATTAATCACGAGTTAAATCAACCATTAGCGGCTATTCGCGCCTACGCTGAAAATGGTCGACGGTTTATTGAACTGTCGCGGGTGGACAAAGCAGATGCCAACCTAGCGCAAATTGTCGAGCTTACCCAGCGCATGGCCGATATTAGCGCCCAGCTGCGCCAGTTTTCTCGTAAGAGCAGCGAGCGTCAGGAAACAATCTCTGTCCAAGCCTGTATTGAGTACGCCCTGCGTTTATTCCACAGCCGCTTACGTGATGATGGCATCAGGGTGGTCCAACAATGGCCAGAGGAGACGCTTTGGGTTGAGGGTGATTTAGTCCGCCTAGAGCAAGTACTGGTGAATTTGATCAGTAACGCGTTACAGGCAATGAAAGAGGTATCGTCACCCATGCTGACGCTAAGCGTAGAAATAGCACAACAGCAAGTGATGATTAGCGTTGCCGATAATGGCCCAGGCATCCCAGAACAACACTTGGGCCAGATCTTCGAACCTTTCTTCACCACGAAAGCACCCGGCAGCGGATTAGGGCTAGGACTTTCGATTTCCTCACGTATTATGGAGGATCTGGGCGGCAAGCTGCAGGTAGCGAATCAGCCCACTGGCGGGGCGCGATTCACCATTACGCTACCCTGTTCAACAACACCTAACGTACTGCAGCCATACTCAGTCAAGGAGAGCAACAACCATGCATGA
- a CDS encoding GntR family transcriptional regulator, which produces MTYPPLRQQRLADVITERLEAMILEGSLKPGQRLPPERELAERFGVSRPSLREAIQKLAARGLLTSRQGGGTFVNETLNSGYTDPLLEMLSRHNEFHLDLLEFRDAMEGISAYYAALRSTPADKAVLIQRFEELDGGFVGANPAQEAKLDAAFHLAIAEAAHNVLLLHTIRGIFHLLEQSIVDNLAHLFAKPDSRSQLMKQHRALLDAILEGRAEDARSRAHEHLVYVEEGLLEMARAETRAQRALRRAQGTSSTPA; this is translated from the coding sequence ATGACTTATCCTCCGCTCCGCCAGCAGCGCTTGGCTGATGTGATTACCGAGCGCCTTGAAGCAATGATTCTTGAAGGTAGCCTCAAGCCTGGCCAGCGCCTGCCCCCAGAAAGAGAGCTTGCTGAACGGTTTGGCGTGTCACGCCCCTCTCTACGTGAGGCCATTCAAAAGCTTGCCGCACGAGGCCTGCTTACCAGCCGCCAAGGGGGTGGTACCTTCGTGAATGAAACGCTAAACAGCGGCTACACCGACCCTTTGTTGGAGATGCTTTCCCGACACAACGAATTTCATTTGGATTTGCTTGAATTTCGCGATGCGATGGAAGGCATTTCGGCTTATTACGCCGCGTTACGCTCAACACCAGCGGACAAAGCCGTATTAATCCAGCGTTTTGAAGAACTTGATGGTGGATTTGTGGGTGCCAACCCCGCCCAAGAAGCAAAACTAGACGCAGCCTTCCACCTTGCTATTGCAGAAGCCGCTCATAACGTACTGTTACTTCACACCATTCGAGGCATTTTTCATTTATTAGAGCAAAGCATCGTTGACAACCTCGCCCATCTTTTTGCAAAGCCCGACTCGCGTTCGCAGCTAATGAAGCAACACCGAGCCCTACTAGATGCGATTTTAGAAGGGCGTGCTGAAGATGCCCGCAGCCGCGCGCACGAGCACTTAGTGTACGTTGAGGAAGGCCTTCTCGAGATGGCCAGAGCGGAAACCCGCGCCCAGCGAGCACTGCGTCGTGCCCAAGGTACCAGCAGCACACCCGCATGA